One region of Quercus lobata isolate SW786 chromosome 2, ValleyOak3.0 Primary Assembly, whole genome shotgun sequence genomic DNA includes:
- the LOC115976380 gene encoding protein AUXIN SIGNALING F-BOX 2-like, with product MMNYFPDEVLEHVFDFVTSHRDRNAVSLVCKLWYRVERYSRQRVFIGNCYAISPERLIARFPGVKSLTLKGKPHFADFNLVPQDWGGYVQPWIEALARSRIGLEELRLKRMVVSDESLDVLSRSFTNFKSLVLVSCEGFTTDGLAAIAANCRFLRELDLQENEIEEKKNHWLGCFPDSCTSLVSLNFACLKEINLAALERLVARNPNLKSLKLNRAVPLEALQRILMRAPQLVDLGTGSFVLDRDSDDSETYRKLRTTILKCRSIRNLSGFLEVAPHCLPAIYPICVNLTYLNLSYAAGIHGSELIKLIRLCGKLQRLWILDCIGDKGLEIVASTCKDLQELRVFPSDPFGAGHDAVTETGLVAISSGCPKLNSLLYFCQQMTNAALIAVAKNCPNFIRFRLCILDPTKPDPVTMQPLDEGFGAIVQSSKRLRRLSLSGLLTDRVFLYIGMYAEQLEMLSIAFAGESDKGMLYVLNGCKKLRKLEIRDSPFGDMALLRDVGKYETMRSLWMSSCDVTLGGCKTLAKKMPRLNVEIINENDQMEFAPEDSQKVEKMYLYRTLVGPRKDAPEFVWTLV from the exons ATGATGAATTATTTTCCGGACGAGGTTTTAGAGCACGTGTTCGATTTCGTAACATCGCACAGAGACCGAAACGCAGTGTCTTTGGTGTGTAAATTATGGTACAGAGTAGAGAGATATAGCAGGCAGCGAGTGTTCATAGGAAACTGCTATGCAATCAGTCCAGAGAGATTGATCGCCAGGTTTCCTGGGGTAAAATCTCTGACTTTGAAAGGGAAGCCTCATTTTGCGGACTTCAATTTGGTTCCTCAAGATTGGGGAGGCTATGTGCAGCCATGGATCGAAGCTTTGGCTAGAAGTCGTATTGGGTTGGAGGAGCTTAGGTTGAAGAGGATGGTGGTTTCAGATGAAAGCCTCGATGTTCTTTCTCGTTCTTTTACAAATTTCAAGTCTTTGGTGCTTGTTAGCTGTGAAGGGTTCACCACCGATGGCCTTGCAGCTATAGCTGCTAATTGTAG GTTTCTTAGGGAGTTGGACCTGcaagaaaatgaaattgaggaaaagaaaaaccactGGCTTGGCTGCTTCCCTGACAGTTGCACGTCACTAGTCTCCCTGAATTTTGCATgcttaaaagaaattaatttagCAGCTCTTGAGAGACTTGTAGCAAGAAATCCTAATCTTAAGAGTTTGAAGTTGAACCGTGCAGTGCCTCTTGAGGCGCTTCAAAGGATTTTGATGCGAGCACCTCAACTAGTGGATTTAGGAACAGGATCTTTTGTCCTTGATCGTGATTCTGATGATTCTGAGACCTACAGAAAACTGAGGACAACCATTCTGAAGTGTAGATCAATTAGGAATTTGTCAGGGTTTTTAGAGGTTGCTCCTCACTGCCTGCCAGCCATATATCCTATTTGCGTGAACCTAACCTACTTGAACCTGAGCTATGCTGCAGGGATTCATGGTTCTGAGCTAATCAAGCTAATTCGCCTCTGTGGGAAACTTCAGCGCTTATGG ATTTTGGATTGTATCGGAGACAAGGGACTGGAAATTGTAGCTTCAACTTGTAAAGACTTGCAGGAATTGAGGGTTTTCCCATCTGATCCCTTTGGGGCTGGGCATGATGCTGTAACAGAAACTGGCCTGGTTGCTATATCCAGTGGTTGCCCAAAGCTTAATTCATTGCTGTACTTCTGTCAGCAAATGACAAATGCTGCTCTCATAGCTGTAGCTAAGAACTGTCCAAATTTTATCCGCTTCAGGTTGTGCATCCTTGACCCTACAAAACCTGACCCTGTAACCATGCAGCCACTAGATGAAGGTTTTGGAGCAATTGTTCAGTCAAGCAAGCGTCTTCGGCGATTGTCACTCTCTGGCCTTTTAACCGACCGGGTTTTCCTTTACATTGGAATGTATGCAGAGCAGCTTGAAATGCTTTCTATTGCATTTGCTGGCGAAAGTGACAAGGGAATGCTGTATGTGTTGAATGGATGCAAGAAGCTTCGCAAGCTTGAGATCAGGGACAGCCCCTTCGGGGACATGGCACTTCTAAGGGACGTGGGAAAGTATGAGACAATGCGATCCCTTTGGATGTCGTCCTGTGATGTAACTCTTGGAGGCTGCAAGACACTTGCGAAGAAGATGCCAAGGCTTAATGTGGagataataaatgaaaatgaccAGATGGAATTTGCCCCTGAGGACAGTCAAAAAGTAGAGAAGATGTACCTGTATCGAACACTGGTCGGGCCAAGGAAAGATGCACCGGAATTTGTGTGGACTTTGGTGTAG